AGGAACTGGAAGCACTGATCAAGGCGTCCGGCGGGGGAGCCCTGTGCCTGTTCTCCTCACGCCGCGCGGCCGAGGAAGCTGCCGACGCCCTCCGGCCCAAGCTGGACATGACCGTCCTCTGCCAAGGGGAATCGACCATGACTGCCCTGGTTAAGCAGTTCGCCGATGAACCGGACACCTGCCTTTTCGGAACCATGTCCCTGTGGCAGGGAGTCGACGTCCCGGGCGGTTCCTGCCGGCTGGTGGTGATTGACCGGATCCCGTTCCCGCGACCCGACGATCCGCTGATGACGGCGCGGTCGCGTGCCGTGGCGCAGGCGGGCGGCAATGGTTTCATGTCCGTTTCAGCCACCCACGCCGCGATCCGGCTGGCCCAGGGTGCCGGGCGGCTGATCAGGTCAACGGGAGACAAAGGTGTGGTGGCCGTACTCGACTCGCGGCTGGCTACCGAGCGCTACGCCGGATTCCTGCGGGGCGCCCTGCCTCCGTTCTGGGCCACCACTGACCGCAGCAAGGCGCTGGCAGCCCTCACCAGGCTGGGCGCGGACGCGCTCCGATAGACCCGGAAGTGCCCCAGGCCCGCCGCGGTAAAACAGGGGCGGACCTGGGGCAGATTAAGGCACTTTTCGGATGTGGGTTTGGGCCGGCCAGTACGCGCCGGGGGCAACGCGCTAGAGCGAACGCAGGACCGAGACGACTTTGCCCATGATGGTGGCGTGGTCGCCCAGGATGGGTTCGTACTGTGTGTTCTGGGGGAGCAGCCAGGTGTGGCCGTCGCGCTGGCGGAAAGTTTTGACCGTTGCTTCGTCGTCGAGCAGCGCAGCAACGATATCCCCGTTGGCGGCGTCGGCCTGGCGCCGGACCACCACCCAGTCGCCGTCGCAAATGGCGGCGTCCACCATGGAATCGCCGGCCACCCGCAGCATGAAGAGTTCGCCCTGGCCCACGAGCTGGCGGGGGAGCGGCATGACATCCTCGACCAGCTGTTCGGCCAGGATGGGACCGCCGGCAGCAATCCGGCCCACAAGCGGAACCATTGCGGTATCGAGCGCGGTGGGCAGTTCGGTGACCGATGCACCCGCACCGGCTGGCTGCGGTGCAGGAGAGTTGCCTGCTGCCTTGCCGGAACCGCCGTCCAGCGTGAGGGGCATCAGCACTTCCATGGCGCGCGGCCGTTTGGGATCGCGGCGCAGGTAACCCAGTTTCTCCAGCTGGGAGAGCTGGTGCGTCACGCTGGACAGGCTTGCCAGCCCCACGGTATCGCCGATTTCGCGCATGGAGGGCGGATACCCGTTCTCATTGACCGAGCGCTGGATGGTTTCGAGAATCTTCTTTTGCCGGGGGGTCAGGCCCTTGGCAGTCCTCTTGCTTTGCGGGGCGGTCCTGCCCCCGGCGGCTGCTGCTGCCATATTCGCCAATGCCTTTCGCTTGCCGCCGGATCTTCCACCCCGGTGCTGGTCTGCATGCACCGCCGGAAGGACTCCCACTGTCATTGTCAGACCCTGCTGTTCAACTTCAGGGGTGGTTGTTCTTTGGTTTCAAAGCTAGGCCAGCCGCATTGCTTTTTCAAACATTTGTTCTAGCGAGTCTCGACATTGTTCGTTGATAAGTGCTAAAACTTAACAAGCAAAGGTCGAACATGTGTTCTAACCAGCGCATGCCCTATTCGAAAACGTGGCCGGAGGAAGTTCCGGACCGCGGTCTGAATGGTCGGGGCAGCCGCGGGTGGACACCCGGGCAGCACGGCAGGTCCAGGAGGGCTCAGTTCATGTCAGCTTCATCTCGTCACCAGGTTTCAGCTTCACCCGCGCCCCTTCGGCTCACCCGGCGGGGACGGATCGTCCTGATCGGAGTTCCGCTGGTACTCCTCGCGGTTCTCCTGCTGTCGCTGTCGGGGTTCTTCAACTCGCCGGCCAAGGCCTCCGACTCCGCGGCGGACCTGGCGGTGACACCCACGGTCACCGTAACGGTGCAGCCGGGCCAGTCGCTGTGGACCATCGCCGGTGCGGTTGATCCGGACCGCGATGCCCGCGACGTGGTCGCGGATATCGTTCAGCTCAACAACCTCAGCGCCGGATCCGTCCTGCCGGGGCAGCAGCTGTTCGTCCCAACACACTGAAGCTCGCTCTCCGCCCGGCGCCAGGCTGTCGAGGCACACGCCGAGGGCGAACAAGACCCGTCACATTTTCCGGTCGTTGCCGCGGCAACTAAACTGTTCAGGTGAACGACCAGCTAGAGCGTCTGAACCGGCTTCCCCTTCGCAGCAACCTTCGCGGGCTCACCCCTTACGGGGCGCCCCAACTGGACGTCCCCATCCTTCTGAACGTCAATGAAAACACCCATGGTGTCCCCGCCGACGTGCGGGCAGCCATCAGCGCCGCCGTAACTGAAGCGGCCGCAGGCCTGAACCGCTACCCGGACCGGGAGTTCACCGAACTTCGGAAAGCCCTGGCGGAGTACCTCGGGCATGGCCTCGACGAGACCAACCTATGGGCAGCCAACGGCTCCAACGAGGTCCTGCAGCAGATCCTCCAGGCCTTCGGCGGCCCCGGACGCACAGCCTTGGGCTTCCCTCCCACGTACTCCATGTACCCCCTGCTGGCCAGCGGGACCGACACGCAGTACATCACCGGAGAGCGCGCCGAAGGATACGACCTGAGCGCAGAGTCAGCCGCGCGCCAGGTCAAGGAACTGCAACCGAACATCGTGTTCCTCTGCTCGCCCAACAATCCCACCGGGACCGGGCTCGGCCTGGATGTCGTGGAGGCTGTCTACGAGGCCGGGGAGGACAGCCAGGCCATTGTCATCGTGGACGAGGCCTACCATGAGTTCGCGCACGACGGCACGCCCAGCGCGCTGACCCTGCTTCCCGGCCGGGAGCGGCTCATCGTGTCCCGCACCATGAGCAAGGCGTTCGCCCTGGCAGGCGCCCGCCTTGGCTACATGGCTGCCGCGCCGGAAGTCACCGACGCCCTGCGGCTGGTGCGCCTGCCCTACCACCTCTCAGCCATCACGCAGGCCACCGCGCTTGCCGCCCTCGAACACCGCGAGGCGCTGATGGCGGATGTCCAGGACATCAAGGCCCAGCGGGACCGGATCGTGGCGGAACTGACCCGGATGGGCCTGACGCCCGCGGCCTCCGACTCCAACTACGTGTTCTTCGGCGGCCTGGAAAACCCCCACCAGGTCTGGCAGGAACTGCTGGACGCCGGTGTCCTGATCCGCGACGTCGGAATTCCCGGTCATCTTCGGGTCACCGCAGGCACTGAGGCGGAGACCACAGCCTTCCTCACGTCCCTGGAACGCATCCTTGCGGGCCACGCCGCGCTTCCCGCCTAGACTTGTAGTGCGGCGCTGGACGCCTTGAACCACTTCTTCTCCCACTAAGGATCCCTTCACCATGAGTCCAATCGGATCGAATACGGCCGCGGCCCGGACCGCCCGCATGGAGCGTGCCACCAGCGAGTCCTCCGTACTCGTGGAGATCAACCTCGACGGAACCGGGGTGTCGGACATCGATACCTCAGTGCCGTTCTACGACCACATGCTGACCGCCCTGTGCAAGCACTCCCTGATCGACATGACGGTCAAGGCCACCGGTGACACGCACATCGACGTCCACCACACCGTGGAGGACGTTGCCATTACCTTCGGCGAGGTCCTGCGCACTGCCCTGGGCAACAAAGCGGGAATCCGCCGTTTTGGCGAGGCCACCGTGCCGCTGGACGAAGCGCTTGCCAACGCAGTGGTCGATGTATCCGGGCGCCCTTACCTGGTCCACGGCGGCGAGCCGGCGGGCCAGGAGTACCACCTGATCGGCGGCCACTTCACTGGCTCCCTGACCCGCCACGTCTTCGAAGCCATCACGCTGCACGCCGGCATCTGCCTGCACATGAACGTGTTGGCCGGCCGGGACCCGCACCACATCGTCGAGGCACAGTTCAAAGCCTTCGCCCGTGCCCTGCGCGCCGCCGTCGAACCGGATCCCCGCGTTGAGGGCATCCCGTCCACCAAGGGCGCGCTGTGAGCGGCCAGGTTCTCAAAGACGGGGCCATCATCGACCCCTCCGCATCACGCAAGCTGCCTTCACCCGAGGGTAAGCCGACCGTCACCGTGCTGGACTACGGTTCCGGGAACGTGCGGTCAGCCGTGCGCGCACTGGAACGTGCCGGCGCGGAGGTGATCCTGAGCTCCAAGCCGGAGGACGTCCTGAACGCGGACGGACTGGTGGTGCCCGGCGTCGGCGCTTTCGAGACCGTGATGCGCGAACTCAAGGCCGTGGACGGCATCCGGCTCATCGGCAGGCGCGTTGCCGGTGGCCGCCCCGTGCTGGGCATTTGCGTGGGCCTCCAGGTCCTGTTCGAGGCCGGCGTGGAGCATGGCACCGAAGCCGAAGGCATCGGGGAATGGCCCGGAAAGGTGGAAGCCCTTCCCGCGGAAGTTGTCCCGCACATGGGCTGGAACACCGTCAAGGTTCCTGAAGGTTCCAAACTCTTTGCCGGCGTCGAAAACGAGCGCTTCTACTTCGTGCACTCGTACGGCGTGCAGGAATGGAACTTCGACGTCATCCAGCCGCGGATGGCTCCGCCGATGGTTACCTGGTCCGAGCACGGCGCCCCGTTCATTGCGGCCGTGGAAAATGGCCCCCTCTGCGCCACCCAGTTCCACCCTGAAAAATCAGGAGACGCCGGCGCGCGTCTCCTGCGCAACTGGGTGGAAGGGCTGCGCAAGCCGGCCGGCGGCGACCCCGGACCCGGCGCATCAACCGACACCGGCAGTGGCGCCTAGATGTGGTCCGTACTGCTGACGGGGCTCGCCGGCATCCTGATTGGCGGCGGCATCTCCTTCCGTCAGCAGCGCAAGCCACTGTGGACCCAGGTAGCCTTCTATGTCCTGGCGGCCATGTCGCTGCTCGCCGCCTACCTGCTCACGCTGCCGGCCGGGTGACCCGCCACCGGACGGTGGCCAGGTTGGCTGTGGGCAGCCCGCCCGGCACATTCGCAACGGCACGCCCCGACACCGCCTTAATTCCAGCCAATCGCCCTGAGCCCCAGGACCAACACCGAGGATGAGTATGACCACCGCACATGACCTGCCGGTACTTGAACTGCTGCCCGCCGTCGACGTCGTTAACGGCCAGGCCGTGCGGCTGGTCCAGGGCGAGGCCGGCAGCGAGACCAGCTACGGCACCCCGCTCGAAGCAGCTTTGAACTGGCAGCAGCAGGGCGCCGAGTGGGTGCACCTGGTGGACCTGGACGCCGCTTTCGGGCGGGGATCCAACGCGGACCTGCTCCGCGAGGTGGTGGGCCGGCTGGACATCAAGGTGGAGCTCTCCGGCGGGCTCCGCGACGATGAGACCCTCGAAGCGGCGCTTGACCTGGGAGTTGCCCGGGTCAACCTGGGCACCGCAGCCCTGGAGAATCCCGAGTGGACCGCCCGGGCCATCGACCGCTTCGGCGACAAAATCGCCGTCGGACTCGACGTCCGTGGCACCACCCTTGCCGGCCGCGGATGGACCAAGGAGGGCGGAGACCTGTGGGACGTCCTGGGCCGCCTGGAAGAGGCCGGCTGCGCCCGCTACGTGGTGACCGACGTAACCAAGGACGGCACGCTGCAGGGACCGAACGTTGAACTCCTGCGCCAGATGGTGGAGAAGACAGGCAAGCCGGTGGTGGCGTCGGGCGGAATTTCCAGCCTGGACGACCTCAAGGTCCTCCGCTCGCTGGTCCCGTTGGGCGTGGAAGGCGCCATTGTGGGCAAAGCCCTGTACTCCGGAGCCTTCACGCTGCCTGAAGCCCTCGATGTCGCCGGCCGGCGCTAGGGCCGGGCGCATTAAACCCATGTCCAACGTCGAGGAACCGCAACCCCCCGCAGCCCGCCAGCTGCCCGGACATATTGCAGCAGCGCTGGCCGGTGCCGGTGGTGCCACGGACTCCGCGGGCCAGCCGTGGGCAGGGCGGAGCCTCGCCGGCGGCGACGCCAAGATCCATAATTTCGAGGACGACGACGGCACGGCCGACGCCGGGTATGTCGCCGCGGTTGCGTCCCTCCGTGAGGGACGGGGCGGTGAAGAGGCGGTGGTTGCCTCGATGGCAACTGCGCGGGTCTTCATCCCGATCGTGGCGCAGCTGGCCGAGGAGGAAGAAACCGCCCACGGGCTGCACGCCGACAAGCAGGCGGACATGGCCCTGGTGACACTGAAGGCAGCCGACGGGAGGACCGCGCTGCCGGCGTTCACCTCGGCCGCTGCGCTGTCGGCATGGCATCCCGAGGCCAGGCCGGTAGCCGTCTACGCCGCCCGGGCGGCGCTTTCGGCAGTGGCCGAAGGAGCCGAACTTCTGGTCCTGGACCCGGGCGCCGATGTGACGTTCGTGGTCCGCAGGCCCGGCGTGTGGGCCCTCGCCCAGCAGCATGGCTGGATCCCCTCCTACAATGACGACGAACTGGCCGCTGAAATGGGCCGCGCGGCGTCAGGCTTCGCCGCCATCCGCCGGCTCGAACTCCTGCCCGGCAGGGGAGTGGCCGCCAGGGCCGCCGACGGATCAGTAGTCCCCGGTGGCGGTGCCGGGCCGGAACTGCAGGTGGTGCTGTACCTCGAGGACGGCCTGGACGCCGCCGGTGTCCAGCAACTGGTAGCCGGCCTGCAGGCGGAGTGGTCCCGGAATGTATTGTTTGGGGAGCGCGTCGATTCCCTTGAAATCAAACTGAGGCGCGCTCCCGACTAGCCGCCAGCCGGATGGGTGATCCCCGCCAGCCTGCGGCGCATCCTGAAGGACCGCTTTCGTGAATTTCGCTCTCTACCGGGAGTTGCTCGCCGTCCGGCCCATCCGCCGGCTGCTGCTGGTGGGCATGGTTGCCCGGATCCCGCACTCGGCCGCCGGCGTTCTGCTCACCCTGCACATCGTCCTCACCCTGGGCCAGGGCTATGCTGCGGCGGGTGCGGCCGCGGCTGTCATGACCATCGGCATCGCGCTTGGTGCGCCGTGGCGCGGGCGGCGCGTGGACACAGTGGGCCTTCGGACCGCGCTCATCCCGTCGGTGGTCTCCGAAACGGTGATCTGGTCCGTGGTGCCGCACGTGTCCTACCAGTGGCTCCTTCCGCTGGTCTTCGTGGGCGGCCTCCTCACGCTTCCCATCTTCAGCGTTGTCCGGCAGTCCCTGGGTGTGCTGGCCGAGGGCGACCAGCGCCGGACCGCGTTCGCCCTCGACGCCATCACCACGGAAGTGGTGTTCATGATCGGACCGGCCGCCGGTGCCGTCGTAGCCACCAGCGGCTTCACCGTTGCCGGCCTGACGGTGGTGGGCGTGGCCACCTCCCTCTCCGGGCTGTTCCTCATGTGGTTTAACCCACCCACGCGCAGCGAGGGCCTGACGGTCGAATGCGCGGAGGATGAGCAGCATGCCGCGGAAGCCGCCGTCGTCTCCACGGCTCCGGCCCATGTGCAGGAAGCCGCCGCGGAACTGGCACCCGCCGGGGCCGCCACCAGCGCCGCGCAGGGCCTGAGGGGGAAACTGGCAGGTGGCTTTTCGTGGTTCACCGCCACGGTCGCCGCACTCTTCGCCGTGGCCGCCGGCGCCGGCATGGTCCTCAGCGGAACCGACGTCGGCATCGTCGCAGCCCTGCAGGTCGGCGGACACCAAAGCGAAATCGGCATCGTCTTCGTCTTCTGGTGTGCCGCTTCGGTGGTGGGCGGCTTGATTTACGGCGCCATGCACCGGCCCATCCCGCCGATCTTCCTGCTGCTGGGCATGGCTGCCCTGACCCTGCCCATGGCCCTCGCCCACGACACCTGGACGCTGGCCTTCGTCTCCGTCCTGCCGGGCCTGCTGTGCGCCCCCGTGCTTTCGGCAGCCTCCGAAAAAGTCGCGGATCTCGTGTCCGAGGAGCGGCGCGGGGAGGCGATGGGGTGGTACGGATCGGCCCTCACCGCCGGCGTTGCCCTGGGTTCCCCGCTGGCCGGTGTGTTCATCGACGTGATGGGCCCCTCCGGCGGCTTCGTGTCCGTCGGCGCCGCCGGCGTAGTGCTTTGCCTCGTGGGTCTGGTGCTCCAGCAGCGCCGCCGCCGGGCTGCTGCCTAAGCCCTGCCCATCCATCGATTGCTGCGTAGTTGTCCTTATGGCCCCGCTAAACGGCAGTTACGGAGCAATGGATGATGTTAAAAACGACGGCGGGACGACCTTCAAAAGGCCGTCCCGCCGTCGGACGTTGCTTGGGGGAGTTCTTCCTTAGTTCACTGCCCCGGTGTACTTTTCGCCCGGGCCCTTCCCCGGAGCGTCCGGAATCAGTGACTCTTCACGGAAGGCCAGCTGGAGGGAACGCAGGCCGTCGCGCAAGGGACCGGCGTGCTGGGAACCGATCTCAGGGGCGGCGGCGGTGACCAGGCCGGCCAGTGCCGTGATCAGTTTCCGGGCCTCGTCCAGGTCCTTCAGCTCGGCTGCGTTGTCTTCCGCGGCCAGGCCAAGCTTTACCGCGGCCGCGCTCATCAGGTGCACGGCGGCCGTGGTGATGACCTCGATGGAGGGAACTTCGGAGATGTCGCGGATCTGTTGTGAAACGTCTGCGCCTGCTTCGCCGGGCTCGAAGACGTACGAATTACTGTCTGAGGTGCTCATACTGGTAAGCTTGACACAGACCGACTGGATGTCGTTATTTCAGAGATTGTCCCAAACGACCAGGTTCCCAACAGCGCTTCGCGGCGTTGACGGGAATTTTTTCTGTAGAATGGCTTCCAGTTTGCAAGCGGAGTTCTCTCCCACCCGCGTCAGCCGCTGTCCCGCCCGTTCCTTTGGAACCTGCAGGGGCGCAAGGTTGCCGGGTACCTGGTTGGGCATGGGCCGGTATTTTCCGGGACTGTGCACGTGCAGCCCTTCGCGGGGTTGCTGAGCCAACCTCTTTGAGGCCTTCGATTGCTCCGGCAATTGGGGGCCTTCTCTATTTGCCGGAAACAACAACAAACACAGGAGCTTTAACATTAGCGAGCCAAGAATCAATGAGCGTATCCGCGTCCCCGAGGTGCGGCTGGTCGGACCTGCAGGTGAACAGGTAGGAATCGTCCGTATTGAGGATGCCCTGCGCCTGGCTGCCGAATCCGACCTTGATCTCGTTGAAGTTGCACCTCAGGCGAAGCCTCCGGTGTGCAAGCTGA
This window of the Pseudarthrobacter defluvii genome carries:
- a CDS encoding histidinol-phosphate transaminase, translating into MNDQLERLNRLPLRSNLRGLTPYGAPQLDVPILLNVNENTHGVPADVRAAISAAVTEAAAGLNRYPDREFTELRKALAEYLGHGLDETNLWAANGSNEVLQQILQAFGGPGRTALGFPPTYSMYPLLASGTDTQYITGERAEGYDLSAESAARQVKELQPNIVFLCSPNNPTGTGLGLDVVEAVYEAGEDSQAIVIVDEAYHEFAHDGTPSALTLLPGRERLIVSRTMSKAFALAGARLGYMAAAPEVTDALRLVRLPYHLSAITQATALAALEHREALMADVQDIKAQRDRIVAELTRMGLTPAASDSNYVFFGGLENPHQVWQELLDAGVLIRDVGIPGHLRVTAGTEAETTAFLTSLERILAGHAALPA
- a CDS encoding MFS transporter, which translates into the protein MNFALYRELLAVRPIRRLLLVGMVARIPHSAAGVLLTLHIVLTLGQGYAAAGAAAAVMTIGIALGAPWRGRRVDTVGLRTALIPSVVSETVIWSVVPHVSYQWLLPLVFVGGLLTLPIFSVVRQSLGVLAEGDQRRTAFALDAITTEVVFMIGPAAGAVVATSGFTVAGLTVVGVATSLSGLFLMWFNPPTRSEGLTVECAEDEQHAAEAAVVSTAPAHVQEAAAELAPAGAATSAAQGLRGKLAGGFSWFTATVAALFAVAAGAGMVLSGTDVGIVAALQVGGHQSEIGIVFVFWCAASVVGGLIYGAMHRPIPPIFLLLGMAALTLPMALAHDTWTLAFVSVLPGLLCAPVLSAASEKVADLVSEERRGEAMGWYGSALTAGVALGSPLAGVFIDVMGPSGGFVSVGAAGVVLCLVGLVLQQRRRRAAA
- a CDS encoding LysM peptidoglycan-binding domain-containing protein, which encodes MSASSRHQVSASPAPLRLTRRGRIVLIGVPLVLLAVLLLSLSGFFNSPAKASDSAADLAVTPTVTVTVQPGQSLWTIAGAVDPDRDARDVVADIVQLNNLSAGSVLPGQQLFVPTH
- a CDS encoding DUF1844 domain-containing protein, coding for MSTSDSNSYVFEPGEAGADVSQQIRDISEVPSIEVITTAAVHLMSAAAVKLGLAAEDNAAELKDLDEARKLITALAGLVTAAAPEIGSQHAGPLRDGLRSLQLAFREESLIPDAPGKGPGEKYTGAVN
- the hisH gene encoding imidazole glycerol phosphate synthase subunit HisH; this translates as MSGQVLKDGAIIDPSASRKLPSPEGKPTVTVLDYGSGNVRSAVRALERAGAEVILSSKPEDVLNADGLVVPGVGAFETVMRELKAVDGIRLIGRRVAGGRPVLGICVGLQVLFEAGVEHGTEAEGIGEWPGKVEALPAEVVPHMGWNTVKVPEGSKLFAGVENERFYFVHSYGVQEWNFDVIQPRMAPPMVTWSEHGAPFIAAVENGPLCATQFHPEKSGDAGARLLRNWVEGLRKPAGGDPGPGASTDTGSGA
- the lexA gene encoding transcriptional repressor LexA; translated protein: MAAAAAGGRTAPQSKRTAKGLTPRQKKILETIQRSVNENGYPPSMREIGDTVGLASLSSVTHQLSQLEKLGYLRRDPKRPRAMEVLMPLTLDGGSGKAAGNSPAPQPAGAGASVTELPTALDTAMVPLVGRIAAGGPILAEQLVEDVMPLPRQLVGQGELFMLRVAGDSMVDAAICDGDWVVVRRQADAANGDIVAALLDDEATVKTFRQRDGHTWLLPQNTQYEPILGDHATIMGKVVSVLRSL
- a CDS encoding SseB family protein → MSNVEEPQPPAARQLPGHIAAALAGAGGATDSAGQPWAGRSLAGGDAKIHNFEDDDGTADAGYVAAVASLREGRGGEEAVVASMATARVFIPIVAQLAEEEETAHGLHADKQADMALVTLKAADGRTALPAFTSAAALSAWHPEARPVAVYAARAALSAVAEGAELLVLDPGADVTFVVRRPGVWALAQQHGWIPSYNDDELAAEMGRAASGFAAIRRLELLPGRGVAARAADGSVVPGGGAGPELQVVLYLEDGLDAAGVQQLVAGLQAEWSRNVLFGERVDSLEIKLRRAPD
- the priA gene encoding bifunctional 1-(5-phosphoribosyl)-5-((5-phosphoribosylamino)methylideneamino)imidazole-4-carboxamide isomerase/phosphoribosylanthranilate isomerase PriA; translation: MTTAHDLPVLELLPAVDVVNGQAVRLVQGEAGSETSYGTPLEAALNWQQQGAEWVHLVDLDAAFGRGSNADLLREVVGRLDIKVELSGGLRDDETLEAALDLGVARVNLGTAALENPEWTARAIDRFGDKIAVGLDVRGTTLAGRGWTKEGGDLWDVLGRLEEAGCARYVVTDVTKDGTLQGPNVELLRQMVEKTGKPVVASGGISSLDDLKVLRSLVPLGVEGAIVGKALYSGAFTLPEALDVAGRR
- the hisB gene encoding imidazoleglycerol-phosphate dehydratase HisB; the protein is MSPIGSNTAAARTARMERATSESSVLVEINLDGTGVSDIDTSVPFYDHMLTALCKHSLIDMTVKATGDTHIDVHHTVEDVAITFGEVLRTALGNKAGIRRFGEATVPLDEALANAVVDVSGRPYLVHGGEPAGQEYHLIGGHFTGSLTRHVFEAITLHAGICLHMNVLAGRDPHHIVEAQFKAFARALRAAVEPDPRVEGIPSTKGAL